A stretch of Acropora palmata chromosome 9, jaAcrPala1.3, whole genome shotgun sequence DNA encodes these proteins:
- the LOC141892497 gene encoding FAD synthase-like, whose translation MADEITSKQAPSCSAGIIIVGDEILKGHTKDTNSYFLLRKLWSLGIKVGKVSVLADDVDEIAHEVKAFSSRFSLVITTGGIGPTHDDLTMAGIAKAFDEDLVLNEELINLLSSSFDLDAKSKVYANSSYLKMARVPRSLKISHGNDPSGEHCNFPLISVHNVYIFPGIPQYLEREFSLLESELLLSNSKKRFFLRNVYLSAEETEIASILQEVHEKFKSIVHLGSYPDISSQKFKVKLTLESDHVKYIEEAWEFLQHRLPKDTIMKINGDGLDLSDQSGLPCVDDEFKAQNMEKVYQLLDPADESTTSACVKGAWGVIQQTLQLYSLDELCISFNGGKDCTVLLHLLHAALCKQSQLTQQLNALYIRYDSPFPQAEEFISQTRERYNLNLITITGNMKEALKTLKKTHPSIKATLLGTRRHDPFSDALHTFSSTDPGWPHYMRVNPILDWHHSDVWSVIKKCNIPYCSLYDQGYTSLGSAHNTAPNPSLKCEDGSDRYKPAFMLEDGNLERAGRN comes from the exons atggcggacgaAATCACCTCAAAGCAAGCACCGAGCTGTTCAGCAGGGATCATTATCGTAGGAGATGAGATTCTAAAGGGTCATACTAAAGATACCAACTCTTACTTTCtgttaaggaaactgtggtCCTTGGGAATCAAAGTGGGCAAAGTTTCTGTGCTTGCGGATGATGTGGATGAAATTGCTCATGAGGTGAAAGCATTTTCTtcccgtttttctttggtaaTCACTACCGGGGGCATTGGTCCCACACACGATGATCTAACAATGGCAGGCATTGCGAAAGCATTTGATGAAGATCTCGTTCTCAATGAAGAATTGATCAACTTGCTATCGAGCTCATTCGATCTTGATGCAAAATCGAAGGTTTATGCCAATTCATCTTATCTAAAAATGGCTAGGGTGCCCAGATCCTTGAAAATATCCCATGGAAACGATCCGTCAGGAGAACACTGCAATTTTCCTCTAATATCTGTACACAACGTATACATCTTTCCGGGAATTCCTCAATATTTGGAACGGGAATTTAGTCTTTTAGAAAGTGAACTGTTACTTTCCAACTCCAAGAAGCGTTTTTTCCTTCGTAATGTCTACCTGTCGGCAGAGGAGACAGAAATTGCGTCCATTTTGCAAGAGGTGCACGAGAAATTCAAGTCGATTGTGCATCTAGGGTCTTATCCTGATATCTCCAGTCAGAAATTCAAGGTGAAATTGACTTTGGAGTCAGATCATGTGAAGTATATAGAAGAGGCCTGGGAATTCCTCCAGCACAGGTTACCCAAGGATACAATTATGAAGATCAATGGGGATGGATTGGACCTATCAGATCAAAGTG gTTTGCCCTGTGTGGATGATGAATTCAAAGCACAAAACATGGAGAAAGTCTACCAGCTGTTAGATCCTGCTGATGAATCGACCACAAGTGCCTGTGTCAAAGGAGCTTGGGGAGTAATTCAGCAGACTCTACAACTGTACTCCCTGGATGAACTGTGCATCAGTTTCAACGGTGGCAAAGACTGCACGGTTTTGCTTCATCTTCTCCACGCTGCTCTGTGCAAACAATCTCAGTTGACCCAACAGCTGAATGCTCTGTACATTCGCTATGACTCACCATTCCCACAAGCTGAAGAATTCATTTCACAGACCAGAGAACGCTATAATTTGAatctaataacaataacaggGAATATGAAAGAGGCTCTAAAAACACTGAAGAAGACCCATCCCTCAATCAAAGCAACTCTGCTTGGAACAAGAAGACATGACCCATTCTCCGATGCATTGCACACATTCTCTTCAACTGATCCTGGTTGGCCTCATTACATGAGAGTCAATCCAATTTTGGATTGGCACCATTCTGATGTCTGGTctgtgataaaaaaatgcaacatcCCATACTGCTCACTTTACGATCAAGGATATACCTCATTGGGCAGTGCTCACAACACAGCACCAAACCCTAGCTTGAAATGTGAAGATGGCAGTGACAGATACAAGCCTGCCTTCATGTTGGAAGATGGAAATCTTGAGAGAGCTGGAAGGa